A portion of the Streptomyces sp. YPW6 genome contains these proteins:
- a CDS encoding UvrD-helicase domain-containing protein: protein MPTPTDEQTAAADRFHAGDHLALQAGAGTGKTSTLALLAHGTRRRGRYIAYNKAIAQDAASRFPSTVTCKTAHALAYAAIGHRYRARLNSPRQPSWKSGHHLGITKTHRIGDRDLSPRALSYATLRTITRFCHSADPVLTDHHVPRLRNLEDASHHRELTALVLPFAHKAWDDLQNPDTGAVRFDHDHYLKIWALTEPRIPADFLLLDEAQDTNPVVEQVFNAQRDHAQLVMVGDSAQAIYQWRGARDIMTAFRGTALTLSQSFRFGPDLATEANRWLSIATAPLRLAGTEKIPTTLGQVDQPDAILCRTNVGAMREVMQLLDTDHRVALTGGGDSLRALARAADDLKAGRRTFHPELLLFPAWGDLQDYAANDPAGRDLQPLVDLVDTHGTDAILNAVHRLNPESTAHVTVSTAHKSKGREWASVKIADDFTPPRDTDKKDDHGRPVPGPIDEAEARLAYVAVTRARRRLDLGGLSWIHDHPDGASPA, encoded by the coding sequence GTGCCCACCCCGACCGACGAACAGACCGCTGCCGCCGACCGCTTCCACGCCGGCGACCACCTCGCCCTCCAAGCAGGGGCAGGCACCGGCAAGACCAGCACCCTCGCGCTCCTTGCCCACGGCACCAGACGCCGCGGCCGCTACATCGCCTACAACAAAGCCATCGCCCAAGACGCCGCCAGCCGTTTCCCCTCCACCGTCACCTGCAAAACGGCACACGCCCTCGCCTACGCAGCCATCGGCCACCGCTACCGCGCCCGCCTCAACAGCCCCCGCCAGCCCAGCTGGAAATCCGGCCACCACCTCGGCATCACCAAAACCCACCGCATCGGCGACCGAGACCTCTCACCCCGCGCCCTCTCCTATGCGACGCTGCGCACCATCACCCGCTTCTGCCACTCCGCGGACCCCGTCCTCACTGACCACCACGTCCCCCGACTGCGCAACCTTGAAGACGCCAGCCACCACCGCGAACTCACCGCACTGGTCCTGCCGTTCGCCCACAAAGCCTGGGATGACCTGCAAAACCCCGACACCGGTGCCGTCCGCTTCGACCATGACCACTACCTCAAGATCTGGGCACTGACCGAACCGAGAATCCCTGCGGACTTCCTCCTCCTCGACGAAGCTCAGGACACCAACCCCGTCGTCGAACAGGTCTTCAACGCCCAGCGCGACCATGCCCAGCTCGTCATGGTCGGAGACTCCGCCCAGGCCATCTACCAGTGGCGCGGCGCCCGCGACATCATGACCGCCTTCCGCGGCACGGCCCTGACTCTGTCCCAGTCCTTCCGCTTCGGCCCCGACCTCGCCACCGAAGCCAACCGCTGGCTCTCCATCGCCACTGCACCCCTGCGCCTCGCCGGTACCGAGAAGATCCCCACCACACTCGGCCAGGTGGACCAGCCTGACGCCATCCTGTGCCGCACCAACGTCGGCGCCATGCGCGAAGTCATGCAACTCCTCGACACAGACCACCGCGTCGCCCTTACCGGAGGAGGCGACTCCCTACGAGCACTTGCCCGCGCCGCCGACGACCTCAAGGCTGGCCGACGCACCTTCCACCCGGAGCTGCTGCTCTTCCCTGCCTGGGGTGACCTGCAGGACTACGCCGCGAACGACCCCGCAGGGCGAGATCTCCAGCCGCTCGTCGACCTCGTCGACACCCACGGAACCGACGCCATCCTCAACGCGGTTCACCGCCTCAACCCCGAGAGCACCGCCCACGTCACCGTCTCGACTGCCCACAAGTCCAAAGGGCGGGAATGGGCAAGCGTCAAAATTGCCGACGACTTCACCCCACCCCGCGACACAGACAAGAAGGACGACCACGGGCGACCTGTCCCCGGCCCCATCGACGAAGCCGAAGCTCGCCTCGCCTACGTCGCTGTCACACGCGCCCGCCGCAGGCTCGACCTGGGAGGCCTGTCATGGATCCACGACCACCCCGACGGAGCATCCCCGGCATAG
- a CDS encoding DUF6083 domain-containing protein: MSPATFTAMCSANASSPRRWDGTPARSPRSRSLRVAPDSSTRLVRSAQSGRCPDCGNRVDWHPRTDADARAVGLHPRELPAAAVPAVSRWHVSSGIAHPAHDGTPWCRIPHTAPCPARSAPAALTPQLAELRRHLALHTRRLINNGAPTTRATPPAPEAAESCRPARPIAQLLSVRYIASHPVDAIQCVAQTRQRHRCTRPVLDDHAPPGIWSLLLTTPLSRQPPSLSVGRMAVYDLTHLPYTEQLRWRHQHCSSHATSSAADLALTEWEPFDPRLHHQHIHPRLPGGTRTQHHGT; the protein is encoded by the coding sequence GTGTCACCTGCCACCTTCACCGCCATGTGCTCCGCCAACGCCTCATCCCCTCGCCGGTGGGACGGCACCCCTGCCCGCTCCCCACGCTCACGGTCCCTGCGCGTCGCCCCCGACAGCTCCACCCGTCTCGTCCGCAGCGCGCAGTCCGGCCGCTGCCCTGACTGCGGCAACCGCGTCGACTGGCACCCCCGCACGGACGCCGACGCCCGAGCCGTGGGGCTCCACCCCCGAGAACTCCCCGCCGCCGCTGTCCCTGCCGTCAGCCGCTGGCACGTTAGCTCAGGCATCGCCCACCCCGCCCACGACGGCACCCCGTGGTGCCGCATCCCGCACACCGCCCCGTGCCCCGCACGCAGCGCTCCCGCAGCCCTCACTCCACAGCTCGCCGAGCTGCGCCGCCACCTCGCCCTGCACACCCGCCGCCTGATCAACAACGGCGCCCCCACCACACGGGCCACCCCACCTGCACCCGAGGCCGCCGAATCCTGCCGACCGGCCCGGCCCATCGCTCAGCTTCTCAGCGTCCGCTACATCGCCAGCCACCCGGTCGACGCCATCCAATGCGTAGCCCAGACCCGCCAGCGGCACCGCTGCACACGCCCCGTCCTCGACGACCACGCCCCACCCGGCATCTGGAGCCTGCTCCTCACCACCCCCCTCAGCCGCCAGCCCCCTTCTCTCTCCGTGGGCAGGATGGCCGTCTACGACCTGACGCACTTGCCCTATACCGAGCAGTTGCGATGGCGTCACCAGCACTGCTCCAGCCACGCCACCTCCTCAGCCGCAGATCTCGCCCTCACCGAGTGGGAACCCTTCGACCCGCGGCTCCACCACCAGCACATCCATCCACGCCTCCCCGGCGGCACGCGCACGCAGCACCATGGGACATGA
- a CDS encoding helix-turn-helix transcriptional regulator yields the protein MTIFPPDPNLTALRLELARLRSERGWTYDELAHRTGLARRTLIEIEQGRTIGSLKTWHAIAHALDVPVDHLFARLCEGHEPPAEPAPDRPV from the coding sequence GTGACGATCTTCCCGCCCGACCCGAACCTCACCGCCCTCCGCCTGGAGCTGGCACGGCTGAGGAGCGAACGCGGCTGGACCTACGACGAGCTCGCCCACCGAACCGGCCTGGCCAGGCGCACCCTCATCGAAATCGAGCAAGGCCGAACCATCGGCTCACTCAAGACCTGGCACGCCATCGCCCACGCCCTCGACGTCCCCGTCGACCACCTCTTCGCCCGCCTCTGCGAAGGCCACGAACCCCCGGCCGAGCCCGCCCCTGACCGCCCTGTGTAG
- a CDS encoding N-acetylmuramoyl-L-alanine amidase has product MLGITWTDPAVRITGTVEVRTRDADGGQWSRWLRLDGDSGQGESGAARGGTEPAWVGPSNGAEVRVSSGGKTSAGLPAGLRLDMIDPGKGTVAAMEPAAFSAEESDEPSPSQSVEPEPSVTVTPEPSASDEPSVEPSASEPAPTTMAPSSTPPVVPSPTVTSGTPSSPTPAPTTTPSMPTPPITARAGWGADESISPEAPGYLRGGKVKAVVVHHTAESNSYACADAPKVVRAIYAYHVRQLGWKDIGYNFLVDKCGTVYEGRKGGVDRPVMGAHAYGFNAETAGISVLGTYTDTAPSQAAMASVAQVAAWKLGQYGVSPIGTTTLTASDSGRSYFGKTWPKGAQLSFPTVHGHRDSYSTQCPGNAFYNQLPTIRGWAGGSVAELAIKSVTGAGTVGSTYYTKAGITVNWAATTPASLIKQFELLVDGKSLATTPGTATSAKTTLPLGTRKVSVRATHQSGKTTTTPAATVIAEATAPTYTTKPKLALRTGTVNTTAVPLTLSWKATDTAALKEVRLTAPVTKTYAPATSSAAHTAKPTVATTWSMTAYDQAGNTAASSVSGTPVIMQESAAVKSGTWSTKSSTSYLGGKSYSSASKNASLTWTFTGRSAAWVVSRATTSGQAHIYVDGVKAATIDLKSATTRYRDAIWTKTWSSSSKHSIKIVVVGTSGRPSITTDGLIYLK; this is encoded by the coding sequence ATGCTCGGCATCACCTGGACCGACCCGGCCGTGAGAATCACGGGAACAGTGGAAGTCCGCACCCGGGATGCCGACGGCGGGCAGTGGTCGAGGTGGCTGCGGCTGGACGGTGACAGCGGGCAGGGCGAGAGCGGGGCAGCGCGCGGCGGAACCGAGCCGGCCTGGGTCGGCCCGTCCAACGGCGCCGAAGTTCGGGTCAGTTCCGGTGGGAAGACGTCTGCCGGGCTGCCCGCAGGACTGCGCCTGGACATGATCGACCCCGGCAAGGGAACGGTGGCCGCCATGGAACCGGCGGCCTTCAGCGCCGAGGAGAGCGACGAGCCGTCACCATCGCAGTCCGTGGAGCCCGAGCCGAGCGTCACGGTGACGCCTGAGCCCTCGGCCAGTGACGAACCGAGCGTTGAGCCGTCGGCGAGTGAGCCCGCGCCCACCACCATGGCGCCGAGCAGCACGCCGCCAGTGGTGCCCTCGCCGACGGTCACGTCCGGCACTCCATCGTCCCCAACTCCTGCTCCGACGACGACCCCCTCGATGCCGACCCCGCCCATCACCGCCCGGGCCGGATGGGGCGCAGACGAGTCGATCAGCCCCGAGGCCCCCGGGTACCTGCGGGGCGGCAAGGTCAAAGCAGTCGTCGTGCACCACACCGCCGAAAGCAACAGCTACGCCTGCGCGGACGCTCCCAAGGTCGTACGGGCCATCTACGCCTATCACGTCAGGCAACTCGGCTGGAAAGACATCGGCTACAACTTCCTCGTCGACAAGTGCGGCACCGTCTACGAGGGCCGCAAGGGCGGCGTGGACCGGCCGGTGATGGGCGCGCACGCCTACGGCTTCAACGCCGAAACCGCCGGTATCTCGGTCCTCGGCACGTACACCGACACCGCCCCGTCGCAGGCCGCGATGGCCTCGGTCGCCCAGGTCGCCGCTTGGAAACTCGGCCAGTACGGTGTCAGCCCCATCGGCACGACCACCCTCACCGCCAGCGACAGCGGCCGCAGCTACTTCGGCAAGACGTGGCCCAAGGGCGCCCAGCTGTCCTTTCCCACCGTGCACGGCCACCGCGACAGCTACAGCACCCAGTGCCCGGGCAATGCCTTCTACAACCAGTTGCCCACCATCCGTGGCTGGGCGGGCGGATCGGTCGCCGAACTGGCCATCAAGTCCGTCACCGGCGCGGGAACTGTCGGCTCGACGTACTACACCAAGGCCGGCATCACCGTGAACTGGGCCGCCACGACTCCTGCTTCGCTGATCAAGCAGTTCGAGCTGCTCGTCGACGGCAAGAGCCTCGCCACCACCCCCGGCACCGCCACCTCCGCCAAGACGACCCTGCCCCTGGGCACCCGCAAAGTCAGCGTGCGTGCCACCCATCAGTCCGGCAAGACCACCACCACCCCGGCCGCGACCGTGATCGCCGAGGCCACAGCCCCCACGTACACCACGAAACCGAAACTGGCCCTGCGCACCGGCACGGTCAACACCACCGCCGTACCCCTCACCCTGAGCTGGAAGGCCACCGACACCGCGGCCCTGAAGGAAGTACGCCTCACCGCACCGGTCACCAAGACCTACGCCCCGGCCACCTCCAGCGCCGCCCACACCGCCAAACCGACGGTGGCCACAACGTGGTCCATGACCGCGTACGACCAGGCCGGCAACACCGCGGCCTCCTCCGTCTCGGGCACCCCGGTGATCATGCAGGAGAGCGCCGCGGTCAAGTCCGGCACCTGGAGCACCAAGTCCTCCACCAGCTACCTCGGCGGCAAGTCCTACTCCAGCGCCTCCAAGAACGCCAGCCTCACCTGGACCTTTACCGGCAGGTCCGCGGCCTGGGTCGTCTCCCGCGCCACCACCTCAGGCCAGGCCCACATCTACGTCGACGGCGTCAAAGCGGCCACCATCGACCTCAAGTCGGCCACCACCAGGTACCGCGACGCGATCTGGACCAAGACCTGGAGCTCCAGCTCGAAACACAGCATCAAGATCGTCGTCGTCGGAACCTCCGGGCGCCCGAGTATCACCACCGACGGCCTCATCTACCTCAAGTAG
- a CDS encoding DNRLRE domain-containing protein — protein sequence MATQRQAPAAPEKPAAVTQAADVPSARVAARLSGKRVEALSERTETSTTWANKDGSLTTELTAGPVRFEDDTTGDWRDVDLDLVTLAGGGVEPKAHPEGLKLAGRTGTPPASLKAAQTAKATDLVTLGEGGEQITLQWKGGLPAPKLNGNRAEYVNAVPGADVVVEATRSGFEQYVEIKQKPTTDGYTYTLPLKAKGLKAKQQADGSVVFTDKKNKKTAVMPAPVMWDSTVDERSGEHTRRVPVAMKVVKKGAAIDLVVTPDPEFLADPATKYPVVVDPSTSALSNVFDTYVQQGETRDWSGDTELDLGNPGTKNADGTFRTARSFISWNTAPISDALVTDAKLSLWNFHSGNYTGSSCPTQPWEVWSTGAASTSSRWAAPNQPAWTAKKATSSETRGNSSCSTQPDGWINANVTTLVQEWASAKATRGHMGLRATDENITGQWKRVNSANAATNPPKLVVTYNYRPRTGTKQEAGPPYFSYGGAYTVNTLTPTLRDTFVDADGDKVNGTFQVFDNATNTQVGDVLVSKYVPSGQVASVTLPTGMLADGKTYKFRTSPYDGSHYNVGWSAWKTFTVDTKAPSAPTKIVSTDYPSGKWVKGTGQAGAFTVTPPTGSDHNWLEWSLDGVTWTKAATGGSSTDKAISLTPPKDGTHTLQVRAVDKADNKSEAIDYTFHAGPGGFIQPSDGERTVRRLPLAAEADAAKYDSVSFSWRRSEADSWVKVPATDVTSGGTPLTAWPVPITGGKNAPLVWNTTSTVDPDGNVQLKADFTGPNSATGSTEPLTVVVDRNGDGASAIEVGPGMVNPITGDYELSGSDASAHDMSISRTSSSRVPDKGAKQDGQIPIFGKEWVSGVAAEVGDSDYSHLRSTSPTVVALVGSDGGEQHFSANAAKSGWIPEPGLEHLTLQGSVAGSFTLTDNDGTVTTFKKADAAATTWQVSSILRDGLTGSTAAVVSETVTVDGKKLARPKRIIAPTSAVNAATCETNPAAKGCRVMEFVYGVTTTATGNNLGDVAGQVREIRLWSTAPGAAAATARTVQTYLYDSSGRLRQTWNPQITPSLKTEYAYDSAGRVTSLTAPGELPWTFTYGKVGNAATAGEGMLLKASRSGLQQGTTGTESGTANTTVVYDVPLTGTTAPYKMGVADVKTWGQLDAPTDATAVFPADVAPISNTGSGLTADAYRRASVSYFNVSGQRVNTVEPGGNITTSEYDRFGNIVRELSARNRGVALGLTTEDRAAQADLGIAQLTAAERAGLLSTQSVYNGTGTRKLEDFGPLRRVDLTADLKSGSTTLVPSGTAVTARTWTVNEYDAGRPTNGTATVKDQITKVSMGAQIREHPSVHGEIRAVQTAYDWVKGLPTKTIKDPGGLAITESIEYDAQGRVSKQLLPGATGSDAATRVTTYWSGTGTGTCQGRPEWADMVCSTGPAGSITGGGSNPSALPTTTTEYDWWGNPAKVTETANGVTRTTTATYDSAGRQTKVAITGGIGQAVPEATTEYDPATGLAVKTVSPTGGTITKVYDRLGRPVSYTDADGGETTTEYDLLDRPVKVTDSVPSTVTYTYDHSTEPRGLATRATDSVAGVFSATYNADGSVNSEKLPGGYSLTITEDSTGTTTDRTYTRDSDGTLVYSDTVTDSIHGQNTTHAGWSDQTYQYDAIGRLTTVEDTADTVCTRRAYTFDARTNRKTLTTSTATPGLDCTTTGATTSNHTYDNADRLVDTGYTYDAFGRTTAAPGNGTISYYANDLAHQQTANGKRQTWQLDANLRFRSWKVETGSGTTWTQTATRRNHYDSDGDSPRWIVEDTNAGTLTRNVQSLSGGLAAVTGKTGSTVLQLSTIHGSAALLLPLTSAEAPTALDADEYGNVKAAGAAVRYGWLGSHQRSAETPTGLTLMGVRLYNSQTGRFLSADPVYGGNDNAYEYVSADPVNAYDLDGRWNKTRYYSWGRLVIKAWTTWRWGIPTFKSNVYFHFNRSYTAKIGRSGHYFYGPVWGAVSFGGPFFQGFAWGALAYSGWIQKTAAKANSRRRCLTVGFAGRYIPPYMGVVGVWHWTRRC from the coding sequence ATGGCCACGCAGCGTCAGGCACCTGCCGCACCGGAGAAGCCGGCGGCCGTCACGCAGGCCGCGGACGTCCCGTCCGCCCGCGTCGCCGCCCGGCTGTCAGGCAAGCGGGTCGAGGCGCTGTCGGAGCGCACGGAGACCTCCACGACCTGGGCAAACAAGGACGGATCGCTCACCACCGAGCTGACGGCCGGACCGGTCCGCTTCGAGGACGACACGACCGGCGACTGGCGCGACGTCGACCTCGACCTGGTGACGCTGGCCGGCGGCGGGGTAGAACCGAAGGCGCACCCGGAGGGGCTGAAGCTGGCCGGCCGCACCGGAACCCCGCCCGCTTCGCTGAAGGCGGCACAGACGGCCAAGGCCACCGACCTGGTGACGCTCGGGGAGGGCGGCGAGCAGATCACGCTCCAGTGGAAGGGCGGCCTGCCCGCCCCAAAGCTCAACGGCAATCGGGCTGAGTACGTCAATGCCGTCCCCGGCGCGGACGTCGTGGTCGAGGCGACCCGTTCCGGGTTCGAGCAGTACGTCGAGATCAAGCAGAAGCCCACGACCGACGGCTACACCTACACGCTGCCGCTGAAGGCCAAAGGCTTGAAGGCCAAGCAGCAGGCCGACGGCAGCGTGGTCTTCACGGACAAGAAGAACAAGAAGACCGCGGTGATGCCCGCGCCGGTGATGTGGGACTCCACCGTCGACGAACGCTCCGGTGAGCACACCCGCCGCGTGCCGGTGGCGATGAAGGTCGTGAAGAAGGGGGCGGCCATCGACCTGGTCGTCACCCCCGACCCGGAGTTCCTCGCGGACCCCGCCACCAAGTACCCGGTCGTCGTCGACCCGTCGACGTCGGCGCTCTCCAACGTGTTCGACACCTACGTCCAGCAGGGCGAGACCCGCGACTGGTCCGGCGACACCGAACTCGACCTGGGCAACCCCGGCACGAAGAACGCCGACGGCACCTTCCGTACCGCCCGGTCGTTCATCTCCTGGAACACCGCCCCGATCTCCGACGCACTGGTGACGGACGCCAAGCTGTCCCTGTGGAACTTCCACTCCGGCAACTACACCGGCTCCTCCTGCCCCACTCAGCCGTGGGAGGTGTGGTCCACCGGGGCCGCGTCGACCTCTTCCCGCTGGGCAGCGCCGAATCAGCCGGCGTGGACCGCGAAGAAGGCCACCTCCTCGGAAACCCGAGGTAACTCCTCCTGCTCGACCCAGCCCGACGGCTGGATCAACGCCAATGTGACCACGCTGGTGCAGGAGTGGGCCTCGGCCAAGGCCACCCGTGGCCACATGGGTCTGCGTGCCACGGACGAGAACATCACGGGGCAGTGGAAGCGGGTCAACTCCGCCAACGCCGCCACCAACCCGCCCAAGCTGGTCGTCACCTACAACTACCGGCCCCGTACCGGTACCAAGCAGGAGGCCGGCCCGCCGTACTTCTCCTACGGCGGCGCCTACACCGTCAACACCCTCACCCCGACGCTGCGCGACACGTTCGTCGACGCCGACGGTGACAAGGTCAACGGCACCTTCCAGGTCTTCGACAACGCCACCAACACGCAGGTCGGCGACGTCCTCGTCTCGAAGTACGTGCCCTCCGGGCAGGTCGCATCGGTAACCCTCCCCACGGGGATGCTCGCGGACGGCAAGACGTACAAGTTCCGTACCTCGCCCTATGACGGCAGTCACTACAACGTGGGCTGGTCGGCATGGAAGACGTTCACCGTCGACACGAAGGCGCCCTCGGCGCCCACGAAGATCGTCTCGACCGACTACCCGTCGGGCAAGTGGGTCAAGGGCACCGGGCAGGCCGGCGCGTTCACCGTCACGCCGCCCACCGGAAGCGACCACAACTGGCTCGAATGGTCCCTCGACGGTGTGACCTGGACCAAGGCCGCCACCGGGGGCTCCAGCACCGACAAGGCCATCAGCCTCACCCCGCCGAAGGACGGCACCCACACCCTCCAGGTGAGGGCAGTCGACAAGGCCGACAACAAGTCCGAGGCCATCGACTACACCTTCCACGCAGGCCCCGGCGGGTTCATCCAGCCCTCCGATGGTGAACGCACCGTACGCCGTCTGCCCTTGGCCGCCGAGGCAGACGCCGCCAAGTACGACAGCGTCTCCTTCTCCTGGCGCCGCTCGGAAGCCGACTCGTGGGTGAAGGTCCCGGCGACCGACGTCACCTCAGGCGGAACCCCCCTCACGGCCTGGCCGGTCCCGATAACGGGCGGCAAGAACGCCCCGTTGGTCTGGAACACGACAAGCACCGTCGACCCCGACGGCAACGTGCAACTCAAAGCCGACTTCACCGGCCCAAACTCAGCCACCGGCTCCACCGAACCCCTGACCGTAGTGGTCGACCGCAATGGTGACGGAGCATCCGCAATTGAGGTCGGACCGGGCATGGTGAATCCGATCACCGGTGACTACGAGCTTTCAGGTAGTGACGCCTCAGCCCATGACATGTCGATCTCCAGGACGTCCTCCTCTCGAGTCCCGGACAAGGGGGCGAAGCAGGACGGGCAGATCCCCATCTTCGGCAAGGAGTGGGTCAGCGGCGTCGCCGCAGAGGTCGGCGACTCCGACTACTCGCACCTGCGCAGCACCTCGCCCACGGTGGTCGCCCTCGTTGGGTCCGATGGAGGCGAACAACATTTCAGCGCGAACGCGGCGAAGAGCGGCTGGATTCCCGAGCCCGGGTTGGAGCACCTGACCCTTCAGGGCAGCGTCGCAGGTTCGTTCACCCTCACCGACAACGACGGCACAGTCACAACCTTCAAGAAGGCTGACGCTGCAGCAACTACCTGGCAGGTCTCCAGCATCCTTCGGGACGGGCTGACAGGCTCCACCGCAGCCGTAGTTTCCGAGACGGTCACCGTCGACGGCAAGAAGCTGGCCCGCCCCAAGCGGATCATCGCCCCGACCTCGGCGGTCAACGCGGCTACCTGCGAGACCAACCCCGCTGCCAAGGGGTGCCGTGTCATGGAGTTCGTGTATGGCGTGACTACCACGGCCACCGGCAACAATCTTGGTGATGTGGCTGGCCAGGTGAGGGAGATCCGCCTCTGGTCGACTGCCCCCGGCGCGGCCGCGGCCACGGCCCGCACCGTGCAGACTTACCTGTACGACAGCTCCGGCCGCCTGCGCCAGACCTGGAACCCGCAGATCACTCCGTCCCTGAAGACGGAGTACGCCTACGACAGTGCGGGCCGCGTCACCTCCCTCACTGCACCCGGCGAACTGCCCTGGACCTTCACCTACGGCAAAGTGGGCAATGCCGCCACCGCTGGTGAGGGTATGCTCCTCAAGGCATCCCGCTCCGGTCTCCAGCAGGGCACCACGGGCACGGAATCCGGCACAGCGAACACCACCGTCGTCTACGACGTCCCGCTGACCGGCACCACTGCCCCGTACAAGATGGGCGTCGCCGATGTCAAAACGTGGGGGCAGTTGGATGCCCCGACCGACGCGACCGCCGTCTTCCCGGCCGACGTCGCGCCGATATCGAACACCGGCAGCGGCCTCACCGCCGACGCTTACCGCAGAGCGTCGGTGAGCTACTTCAATGTCTCCGGCCAGCGGGTGAACACCGTCGAGCCGGGCGGGAACATCACCACTAGCGAGTACGACCGCTTCGGCAACATCGTCCGGGAGCTTTCCGCTCGCAACCGCGGCGTCGCTCTGGGGCTCACCACCGAAGACCGAGCAGCCCAGGCCGACCTGGGCATTGCCCAGCTCACCGCCGCCGAGCGCGCCGGCCTCCTCTCCACTCAGTCCGTCTACAACGGGACCGGAACCCGAAAGCTGGAGGACTTCGGCCCGCTGCGGCGCGTCGACCTGACCGCCGACCTCAAGTCCGGTAGCACCACCCTGGTTCCTTCAGGCACTGCGGTGACCGCGCGCACCTGGACGGTCAACGAGTACGACGCGGGGCGCCCGACCAACGGAACCGCCACGGTCAAGGACCAGATAACCAAGGTGAGCATGGGTGCCCAGATACGTGAGCACCCTTCCGTCCATGGCGAGATCAGGGCGGTGCAGACCGCCTATGACTGGGTCAAGGGGCTGCCTACCAAGACGATCAAGGATCCGGGCGGCCTCGCGATCACCGAGAGCATCGAATACGACGCCCAGGGCCGCGTCAGTAAGCAGCTTCTGCCCGGTGCCACCGGCAGCGACGCCGCAACCCGAGTGACGACCTATTGGTCCGGCACCGGCACCGGTACTTGCCAGGGCCGACCGGAGTGGGCCGACATGGTCTGCTCCACCGGACCTGCCGGTTCCATCACCGGCGGCGGCAGCAACCCGTCCGCGCTGCCGACCACCACCACCGAGTACGACTGGTGGGGCAATCCGGCCAAGGTGACGGAGACCGCCAACGGCGTCACCCGCACCACGACCGCAACGTACGACAGCGCCGGCCGGCAGACCAAGGTTGCCATCACCGGCGGCATCGGCCAGGCCGTCCCCGAAGCCACCACCGAGTACGACCCGGCCACCGGCCTGGCCGTCAAGACGGTCTCGCCGACCGGCGGCACCATCACGAAGGTATACGACCGACTCGGTCGGCCAGTCTCTTACACGGATGCCGACGGTGGGGAGACCACCACCGAGTACGACCTGCTCGACCGGCCGGTCAAGGTCACCGACAGTGTCCCCTCCACCGTCACCTACACCTACGACCACAGCACTGAACCCCGCGGCCTCGCCACCAGGGCCACCGACTCCGTCGCCGGCGTCTTCTCCGCGACGTACAACGCGGACGGGTCAGTCAACTCCGAGAAGCTGCCCGGCGGCTACTCCCTCACCATCACCGAGGACAGCACCGGGACGACCACCGACCGCACCTACACGCGGGACAGTGACGGCACGCTCGTCTACTCCGACACCGTGACGGATTCCATCCACGGGCAGAACACCACACACGCGGGCTGGTCCGACCAGACCTACCAGTACGACGCCATCGGCCGCCTCACCACCGTCGAGGACACCGCCGACACCGTGTGCACACGCCGCGCCTACACCTTCGACGCGCGCACCAACCGCAAAACCCTCACCACCTCCACAGCCACTCCCGGCCTGGACTGCACCACCACCGGAGCCACCACCAGCAACCACACCTACGACAACGCCGACCGCCTCGTCGACACCGGCTACACCTACGACGCCTTCGGCCGCACAACCGCCGCCCCCGGCAACGGCACCATCAGCTACTACGCCAACGACCTCGCCCACCAGCAGACCGCGAACGGCAAGCGCCAGACCTGGCAGCTCGACGCCAACCTGCGCTTCCGCTCCTGGAAGGTCGAGACCGGCAGCGGCACCACCTGGACCCAGACCGCGACACGGCGCAACCACTACGACAGCGACGGAGACAGCCCCCGCTGGATCGTCGAGGACACCAACGCCGGGACCCTGACCCGCAATGTTCAGTCCCTCTCCGGAGGACTGGCTGCCGTAACCGGCAAGACAGGCAGCACGGTGCTCCAGTTGAGCACCATCCATGGCAGCGCCGCGCTCCTTCTTCCGCTGACCTCCGCGGAAGCGCCGACTGCCCTGGACGCGGACGAATACGGAAACGTCAAAGCGGCAGGGGCAGCCGTCCGGTACGGTTGGCTTGGTTCTCACCAGCGATCCGCTGAGACTCCCACCGGGCTGACTCTCATGGGGGTACGTCTTTACAATTCGCAGACAGGCCGGTTCCTCTCCGCCGACCCTGTCTACGGTGGTAACGACAACGCCTACGAATACGTGAGCGCCGACCCCGTCAACGCATACGACCTGGACGGCCGGTGGAACAAAACCCGGTATTACTCCTGGGGTCGGCTTGTGATCAAGGCATGGACCACATGGAGATGGGGCATCCCAACCTTCAAGTCCAACGTGTACTTCCACTTCAACAGAAGCTACACGGCTAAAATCGGAAGAAGTGGACACTATTTCTACGGTCCAGTCTGGGGAGCCGTCTCTTTCGGAGGTCCGTTCTTTCAAGGCTTCGCTTGGGGCGCCCTGGCCTACTCGGGATGGATACAGAAGACTGCAGCCAAGGCGAATTCCAGAAGGCGATGCCTCACGGTAGGATTCGCCGGCCGATACATTCCGCCCTACATGGGGGTAGTGGGCGTTTGGCACTGGACCCGAAGGTGCTGA